In the Actinomycetota bacterium genome, one interval contains:
- a CDS encoding 4a-hydroxytetrahydrobiopterin dehydratase has protein sequence MSDLAMLRCVPCKGGTPPLRGHELDDLLARLGNDWRVVEEHHLEKEFRFKNFREALDFTNRVGDLAEEQSHHPDIYLAWGRVRLTVWTHKIDGLTESDFVFAAKSDRVL, from the coding sequence ATGAGTGACTTGGCCATGCTTCGGTGCGTTCCGTGCAAGGGTGGAACGCCGCCCCTCCGAGGACATGAGCTCGACGACCTGTTGGCCCGACTGGGCAACGACTGGCGTGTGGTGGAAGAGCACCACCTCGAGAAGGAGTTCCGCTTCAAGAACTTCCGCGAGGCGCTCGACTTCACCAATCGGGTTGGGGACCTCGCTGAGGAGCAAAGCCACCACCCCGACATCTATCTGGCCTGGGGGAGGGTCCGGCTGACCGTCTGGACTCACAAGATCGATGGCCTGACCGAGAGCGACTTCGTCTTCGCCGCCAAGTCCGATCGGGTGCTCTGA
- a CDS encoding antibiotic biosynthesis monooxygenase, protein MVKVGILARMEAKPGKEDEIAAFLEGALPLVQEEPGTVTWYAIRIGPSEFGIFDTFEEDAGRQAHLSGKVAEALMARASELFVRPPDIQPVDVLASK, encoded by the coding sequence ATGGTGAAGGTGGGCATTCTGGCCCGCATGGAAGCGAAGCCGGGCAAGGAAGACGAGATCGCGGCGTTCCTCGAGGGTGCGTTGCCCCTGGTGCAGGAGGAGCCGGGCACGGTCACGTGGTACGCCATCCGCATCGGCCCCTCGGAGTTCGGCATCTTCGACACGTTCGAGGAGGACGCCGGCCGGCAGGCCCACCTCTCGGGCAAAGTCGCCGAGGCCCTCATGGCGAGGGCGTCCGAGCTCTTCGTGCGCCCGCCGGACATCCAGCCGGTCGACGTCCTAGCGTCGAAGTGA
- a CDS encoding NAD-dependent epimerase/dehydratase family protein — MGTENDLHVVLGASGGTGSAIVRELADRGHRVRAVSRRGRAGLPAGVEEVAADIMDPEQARRACEGAGVVYHAAQPAYTRWVQEFPAMNSSVAKGATAAGAKLVVADNLYMYAPSTEPLTEDSPLTVTGKKGPLRARMAEELLAAHRAGTLRVAIGRSSDYYGPNGSNSVLGERLFGAALKGKRALWLGSLDVPRSMSYLEDMARALVILGERPEADGQVWHLPTADPITGRQFLELVFAEVGSSPKVARLSPGMARLGGVFVPMIRELGELMYQWTAPFVLDASKFKRSFGPFQPTPHPEAVKRTVTWFREHVG; from the coding sequence ATGGGAACCGAGAACGACCTCCACGTGGTGCTGGGGGCGAGCGGTGGGACCGGGAGCGCGATCGTCCGGGAGCTCGCCGACCGCGGTCACCGGGTCCGAGCCGTGAGCCGCAGGGGGCGCGCTGGCCTCCCGGCCGGCGTCGAGGAGGTCGCGGCCGACATCATGGACCCGGAGCAGGCCCGGCGGGCCTGCGAGGGCGCCGGGGTCGTGTACCACGCCGCGCAGCCCGCCTACACGAGGTGGGTTCAGGAGTTCCCCGCGATGAACAGCTCCGTGGCCAAGGGCGCGACCGCCGCCGGCGCGAAGCTGGTCGTCGCCGACAACCTCTACATGTACGCGCCGTCGACCGAGCCGCTCACGGAGGACTCCCCCCTGACGGTCACGGGGAAGAAGGGGCCGCTCCGGGCGCGCATGGCCGAGGAGCTGCTTGCGGCGCACCGTGCCGGGACGCTGCGCGTGGCCATCGGGCGGTCCTCCGACTACTATGGCCCGAACGGCTCGAACAGCGTGCTCGGCGAGCGTCTGTTCGGCGCCGCGCTGAAGGGCAAGAGGGCGCTGTGGCTCGGGTCCCTCGACGTCCCGCGCTCGATGAGCTACCTCGAGGACATGGCGCGTGCGTTGGTGATCCTGGGCGAGCGCCCGGAGGCCGACGGGCAGGTGTGGCACCTCCCCACCGCCGACCCCATCACCGGCCGGCAGTTCCTCGAGCTCGTGTTCGCAGAGGTCGGCTCTTCCCCCAAGGTCGCCCGCCTTTCCCCCGGGATGGCGCGCCTTGGGGGTGTGTTCGTGCCGATGATTCGCGAGCTCGGCGAACTCATGTATCAGTGGACCGCGCCCTTCGTGTTAGATGCCTCCAAGTTCAAGCGATCCTTCGGACCGTTCCAGCCCACACCGCATCCGGAGGCCGTGAAGCGCACGGTCACCTGGTTCCGCGAGCACGTAGGGTAG